Proteins co-encoded in one Scatophagus argus isolate fScaArg1 chromosome 11, fScaArg1.pri, whole genome shotgun sequence genomic window:
- the tnfsf11 gene encoding tumor necrosis factor ligand superfamily member 11, with protein sequence MAATHSEYRGYLRNTVDIEAGQHRFHPVPSSEPTYRPLLFGTLAVMGLLQVASSVAILLHLTGYLQEVDLSTAPHRPIEEVQTEPVLNALRDTRKNKRCKAPKESLPSAHLPIRAHQEYSKKGEPKAITIDWDEVHGYRHRMGYQKGKLLVMESGFYYVYAKTCFRYYKYIPEDSSQIGVPLVDVSNTQLIQYVYHESIKQNSKAVVLMKTGSTMRWNNTSYNMYCAQQGRGVRLDVGDALFVNVSNAWMLDPEGEGTYFGAIKLGN encoded by the exons ATGGCAGCTACCCACAGCGAGTACAGAGGCTACCTGAGGAACACCGTCGACATCGAGGCAGGGCAGCACCGCTTCCACCCGGTGCCGAGCTCGGAGCCCACCTATCGCCCGCTGCTGTTCGGGACCCttgctgtgatgggattgcTTCAAGTGGCTTCCAGCGTGGCGATCTTGTTACACCTGACAGGCTATCTGCAAGAG GTAGATTTGTCCACAGCCCCACATCGGCCCATAGAG GAGGTACAGACAGAGCCAGTGCTGAACGCATTAAGAGacacaaggaaaaacaaacggTGCAAAGCTCCGAAAGAAAGCCTACCATCGGCTCATCTACCAATCAGAGCGCATCAAGAGTATTCAAAGA AGGGTGAGCCCAAGGCCATCACCATTGACTGGGATGAGGTGCATGGATACCGCCACAGAATGGGCTACCAGAAGGGGAAACTGCTGGTGATGGAGTCAGGTTTCTACTATGTTTACGCCAAGACCTGCTTCCGCTATTACAAGTACATACCAGAAGACAGCAGTCAGATCGGCGTCCCACTGGTGGATGTTAGCAACACCCAGCTCATCCAGTATGTCTACCATGAGAGCATCAAACAGAATAGCAAGGCTGTAGTGCTAATGAAAACGGGCAGCACCATGCGCTGGAACAACACGAGCTATAACATGTATTGTGCACAGCAGGGCAGAGGGGTCCGGCTGGATGTGGGAGATGCTTTGTTTGTCAATGTGTCCAATGCGTGGATGCTGGACCCAGAGGGCGAAGGGACGTATTTTGGGGCCATAAAGTTGGGTAACTGA